Proteins encoded by one window of Limimonas halophila:
- a CDS encoding methyl-accepting chemotaxis protein, whose protein sequence is MRVRDSVFTAIAALALFGTIANVLLVVTVWFQYQAATSETAVIKLVGALVLAVVSGITLIVSWRMVHSRITQPAESLTAVMGELANGKHDVDVPYTDAPHEFGDMARAVQVFRDNAREAESLRHDRAEKEAHEEKRRAMNQLADRFQHEVGEITQHLDNASGRLKPTAQSMSEVANDTEQKAQAVASAAEQASTNVETVASAAQELTQSIEEVSGRITQASETAQTARGEADRANERVQALRDAANQIGDVIQQIQDIAEKTNLLALNATIEAARAGEAGKGFAVVADEVKNLANQTHKATEDIAGRITRVQNETQEAVQAIEAITGSVKEIDEAASSIASAMEQQNASTQEIARNIEEASKGAKEVTETIAQVTDAANRTGSYATDVLSTAKDLDTQSSTLQTKVEGFVGDIRSA, encoded by the coding sequence ATGCGCGTCCGGGACTCGGTTTTCACGGCGATCGCCGCGCTGGCGCTCTTCGGCACGATCGCGAACGTCCTTCTGGTCGTCACGGTCTGGTTCCAGTACCAGGCGGCCACGTCGGAAACGGCCGTCATCAAGCTCGTTGGCGCGCTCGTGCTCGCCGTCGTTTCGGGCATCACGCTCATCGTGTCCTGGCGGATGGTCCATTCCCGCATCACGCAGCCGGCCGAATCCCTGACAGCCGTCATGGGCGAATTGGCGAACGGCAAGCACGACGTCGACGTCCCCTACACGGATGCGCCGCACGAATTCGGCGACATGGCGCGCGCCGTCCAGGTCTTCCGCGACAACGCGCGCGAGGCCGAAAGCCTGCGCCACGACCGCGCGGAGAAGGAGGCGCACGAGGAAAAGCGCCGCGCCATGAACCAGTTGGCCGACCGCTTCCAGCACGAGGTGGGCGAGATCACCCAGCACCTGGACAACGCCAGCGGCCGCCTGAAGCCCACGGCGCAGAGCATGTCGGAGGTCGCCAACGACACCGAGCAAAAGGCCCAGGCCGTCGCCTCCGCGGCCGAGCAGGCCAGCACGAATGTGGAAACCGTGGCCTCGGCGGCGCAGGAGCTGACCCAGTCCATCGAAGAGGTCTCGGGCCGCATCACTCAGGCCTCCGAAACTGCCCAGACTGCCCGCGGCGAGGCCGACCGCGCCAACGAGCGCGTGCAGGCGCTGCGCGACGCCGCCAACCAGATCGGCGACGTCATCCAGCAGATCCAGGACATCGCGGAGAAGACGAACCTGCTTGCCCTCAACGCCACGATCGAGGCCGCGCGCGCGGGCGAGGCCGGCAAGGGCTTCGCCGTCGTCGCCGACGAGGTCAAGAACCTCGCCAACCAGACGCACAAGGCGACCGAGGACATCGCCGGCCGCATCACGCGCGTGCAGAACGAGACGCAGGAGGCCGTCCAGGCGATCGAGGCCATCACCGGCAGCGTGAAGGAGATCGACGAGGCCGCGTCCTCCATCGCCTCCGCCATGGAGCAGCAGAACGCCTCGACCCAGGAGATCGCGCGCAACATCGAGGAGGCCTCGAAGGGCGCGAAGGAGGTGACCGAGACGATCGCCCAGGTCACGGATGCGGCCAACCGGACCGGCTCCTACGCGACCGACGTGCTCTCCACCGCCAAGGATCTGGATACGCAGTCCTCCACGCTCCAGACCAAGGTGGAGGGGTTCGTCGGCGACATCCGCTCGGCGTGA
- a CDS encoding OmpW/AlkL family protein: MKRIAVGALAAAAMLAPVTAAAQNFEPKTAGDIMVRGRAIGILPDEGASISPGGGDIDIEDKVVPELDVTYFVTDHIAAELIAATARHDVSVDGNAALGDASLGDVRLLPPTLTAQYHFRPSERISPYVGAGVNYTAFFDESPGALDSVDYDNSFGAALQAGVDVAISGGWFVNADVKKLFLDTDVSGSVGGTAVDAGEVDVDPWIVGVGLGYRF; encoded by the coding sequence ATGAAGCGTATCGCTGTCGGCGCGCTGGCCGCGGCGGCCATGCTGGCGCCGGTGACCGCCGCCGCGCAGAATTTCGAGCCCAAGACGGCCGGCGACATCATGGTGCGCGGGCGCGCCATTGGCATTCTGCCGGACGAGGGCGCGTCCATCTCGCCCGGCGGCGGCGACATCGACATCGAGGACAAGGTCGTCCCGGAACTGGACGTCACCTACTTTGTCACCGACCACATCGCGGCCGAGCTGATCGCGGCCACCGCCAGGCACGACGTCTCCGTCGACGGCAACGCGGCCCTGGGTGACGCCAGCCTCGGCGACGTGCGCCTGCTGCCGCCCACGCTGACGGCGCAGTACCACTTCCGCCCGAGCGAGCGCATCAGCCCCTACGTCGGCGCTGGCGTCAACTACACGGCTTTCTTCGACGAAAGCCCCGGCGCCCTCGATTCCGTCGACTACGACAACAGCTTCGGCGCCGCGTTGCAGGCGGGCGTGGACGTCGCCATCAGCGGCGGCTGGTTCGTCAACGCCGACGTGAAGAAGCTGTTCCTGGACACCGACGTCAGCGGCTCGGTCGGCGGTACGGCCGTCGATGCCGGTGAAGTGGACGTCGATCCGTGGATTGTCGGCGTCGGCCTGGGCTACCGTTTCTGA